In Flavobacteriaceae bacterium, the following proteins share a genomic window:
- a CDS encoding class 1 fructose-bisphosphatase, with product MSQKNQTLGEFIIEHQSSFKYTSGELSRLINSIRLAAKVVNYEVNKAGLVDIIGAAGDTNIQGEDQQKLDVYANDKFIQTLTNRNIVCGIASEEEDDFISINSQDDNNQNKYVVLMDPLDGSSNIDVNVSVGTIFSVYRRVTPLGTPVTIDDFLQKGSEQVAAGYVVYGTSTMLVYTTGDGVNGFTLNPAIGTFYLSHPNMQFPENGNIYSVNEGNYIHFPQGVKDYIKYCQKEEGDRPYTSRYIGSLVSDFHRNMIKGGIYLYPRSSKNSNGKLRLLYECNPMAFLAEQANGKASDGFVRTLDVEPTELHQRVPFICGSKNMVEKAEEFMRNAKQ from the coding sequence ATGTCTCAAAAAAACCAAACTTTAGGAGAATTTATTATAGAGCATCAATCTTCTTTTAAATATACTTCAGGAGAATTATCTCGATTAATAAATTCTATCAGATTAGCTGCAAAAGTGGTGAATTATGAGGTGAATAAAGCTGGATTAGTAGATATTATTGGAGCAGCAGGAGATACGAATATACAAGGTGAAGATCAGCAAAAATTAGATGTTTATGCTAATGATAAATTTATCCAAACTTTAACTAACAGAAACATTGTTTGTGGTATTGCAAGTGAAGAAGAAGATGATTTTATAAGTATTAATAGTCAGGACGATAATAATCAAAATAAATATGTGGTTTTAATGGACCCTTTAGATGGCTCGTCTAATATAGATGTTAATGTATCTGTAGGAACTATTTTTTCTGTCTACAGGCGTGTAACACCATTAGGAACACCAGTTACCATAGACGATTTTTTGCAAAAAGGTAGTGAGCAAGTGGCCGCAGGTTATGTGGTTTATGGAACTTCTACAATGTTAGTTTATACAACAGGAGATGGTGTAAACGGATTTACATTAAATCCAGCTATAGGTACATTTTATCTGTCCCACCCAAATATGCAATTTCCTGAAAATGGGAATATATATTCTGTAAACGAAGGAAATTATATTCATTTCCCTCAAGGTGTAAAAGATTATATAAAGTATTGCCAAAAAGAAGAAGGAGATCGCCCATATACGTCTCGTTACATAGGATCCTTAGTATCTGATTTTCATAGAAATATGATTAAAGGAGGTATTTATTTATATCCTAGAAGCTCTAAAAATTCTAATGGAAAACTACGTCTGTTATATGAATGCAATCCAATGGCATTTTTAGCAGAGCAAGCTAATGGAAAAGCAAGTGATGGTTTTGTACGAACTTTAGATGTTGAGCCAACAGAACTACATCAGCGCGTGCCATTTATTTGTGGAAGCAAAAATATGGTAGAAAAAGCAGAAGAGTTTATGCGTAATGCAAAACAATAA
- a CDS encoding TerB family tellurite resistance protein, translating to MSISDLFDSAFKKRNEDHFAAIVRLAMDDCIITDEEKAFLDRLARNLDISDAHYKGILKDYKSHPINPPTSYNRRLERLYDLARMVYADHIKDEHQVVLLRKIAVGLGFTPENVRYVVDKALTLVNENIDLDDFIVEIKNMNR from the coding sequence ATGTCAATTTCAGATTTATTTGATAGTGCGTTTAAGAAACGTAATGAAGATCATTTTGCAGCAATAGTTAGGTTAGCAATGGACGATTGTATAATCACTGATGAAGAGAAAGCATTTTTAGATCGTTTGGCTAGAAATTTAGATATTAGCGATGCGCATTATAAAGGTATTTTAAAAGATTATAAATCACACCCAATTAATCCTCCGACATCTTATAACCGTCGCCTAGAACGTTTATATGATTTAGCAAGAATGGTATATGCTGACCATATTAAAGATGAGCATCAAGTTGTATTATTAAGAAAAATTGCTGTTGGTTTAGGGTTTACTCCAGAAAACGTAAGGTATGTAGTTGATAAAGCGTTGACTTTGGTTAATGAAAATATTGACTTAGATGATTTTATTGTTGAAATAAAAAATATGAATAGATAA
- the mfd gene encoding transcription-repair coupling factor, which produces MSKTITSQAFIQSLQLQKLQIAIAENEKKIHIKGLVGSSFSFVVSNTFKEIDKPYLLIFNDKEEAAYYLNDLEQLLGNKEVLFYPGSYRRPYQIEETDNANVLLRAEVLNRINSRKKPAVIVTYPDALFEKVVTRKELERNTLKISVTDNLSIDFVNEVLFEYQFKRVDFVTEPGEFSVRGGIVDVFSFSHDQPYRIEFFGDEVDSIRTFDVETQLSTEQIKKISIIPNVANKFLEESRQSFLKYIASKTVVFIKNSKLFFDRTDLLFSKASEAFTKLSETINHAEPIELFCNSELLKKQLLNYTIVEFGTSSLFSNEDINFNTTPQPSFNKQFNLLIEDLNANHKKGYTNYISCVSEQQAKRLDDIFRDVEVEVHYKTIVLSLYQGFQNHDDKIICYTDHQIFERYHKFHIKNGYAKKQAITLKELTNLDVGDYVTHIDHGIGRFGGLQKIDVEGKKQEAIKLVYGERDVLYLSIHSLHKITKFNGSDGKPPKVYKLGSKAWKALKQKTKSRVKEIAFNLIKLYAKRKVEKGFQYNPDSYLQHELEASFLYEDTPDQSTATADIKADMESERPMDRLICGDVGFGKTEVAIRAAFKAVDNGKQVAILVPTTILAYQHHRTISARLKDFPVTVDYLNRFRTAKQKRETLEQLETGSVDIVIGTHQLVNKNVKFKDLGLLIVDEEQKFGVAVKEKLKSIKENVDVLTLTATPIPRTLQFSLMAARDLSVITTPPPNRFPIESHVIRFSETTIRDAVSYEIQRGGQVFFIHNRIENIKEVAGMIQRLVPDAKIGIGHGQMEGKKLEQLMLAFMNGEFDVLVSTTIVESGLDVPNANTIFINNANNFGLSDLHQMRGRVGRSNKKAFCYFITPEYSAMTSDARKRITALEQFTELGSGFNIAMKDLEIRGAGDLLGGEQSGFINEIGFDTYQKILKEAIEELKEDEFKDLYKDYLEEKEYVKDITIDSDFELLFPDDYVNNIAERLNLYTELNTLKTEEELQKFETELLDRFGEFPIQVVDLLNSVRIKWIATKLGFEKIIMKQGKFVGYFINDQQSKFYQSASFSKVLHYVQSNPNACKMKEKQTRNGLRLLLTFESINTIEKALKAIQPILA; this is translated from the coding sequence GTGAGTAAAACAATAACCTCGCAAGCTTTTATACAGTCTTTGCAATTGCAAAAACTGCAAATTGCTATTGCCGAAAACGAAAAAAAGATACATATAAAAGGACTTGTAGGGTCTTCATTTTCATTTGTAGTATCAAACACATTTAAAGAAATTGATAAACCTTATTTACTCATCTTTAATGATAAAGAAGAAGCGGCTTATTATTTAAACGATTTAGAGCAACTTTTAGGAAATAAAGAAGTATTGTTTTACCCTGGAAGTTATCGTAGACCCTATCAAATAGAAGAAACAGATAATGCTAATGTATTGCTTCGAGCAGAAGTACTTAATCGTATTAATTCTCGCAAAAAACCAGCTGTAATTGTCACATATCCAGATGCACTTTTTGAAAAAGTAGTAACACGTAAAGAGTTGGAACGTAATACTCTAAAAATATCTGTAACAGATAATTTATCTATCGATTTTGTAAACGAAGTGCTGTTTGAATATCAATTTAAACGTGTTGATTTTGTAACTGAACCAGGAGAATTTTCAGTACGTGGGGGTATTGTAGATGTATTTTCGTTTTCTCATGATCAACCTTATCGTATCGAGTTTTTTGGAGATGAAGTAGATAGTATTAGAACTTTTGATGTTGAAACTCAACTTTCAACAGAGCAGATTAAAAAAATAAGTATCATCCCTAATGTAGCTAATAAATTTTTAGAAGAAAGTAGGCAAAGTTTTCTAAAATATATTGCTTCAAAAACAGTGGTATTCATTAAAAACTCAAAATTGTTTTTTGACCGAACAGATTTGTTATTCAGTAAAGCGAGCGAAGCTTTTACTAAACTTTCAGAAACAATTAATCATGCAGAACCAATAGAGTTGTTTTGTAATTCAGAGTTGTTAAAAAAACAATTGCTAAACTATACAATTGTAGAATTTGGTACATCTTCATTGTTTAGCAATGAAGACATAAATTTTAATACAACACCACAACCCTCATTTAATAAGCAATTTAATTTATTAATAGAAGATTTAAATGCTAATCATAAAAAAGGATATACTAATTATATCTCTTGTGTTAGTGAGCAACAAGCAAAACGTTTAGATGATATTTTTAGAGATGTTGAGGTTGAAGTACATTATAAAACAATAGTATTATCTCTATATCAAGGATTTCAAAACCACGATGATAAAATTATTTGCTATACAGATCATCAAATTTTTGAACGCTATCATAAGTTTCATATTAAAAATGGTTATGCTAAGAAGCAAGCCATTACTTTAAAAGAGTTGACTAATTTAGATGTAGGTGATTATGTTACACATATCGATCATGGGATCGGACGTTTTGGAGGGCTTCAAAAAATTGATGTCGAGGGTAAAAAGCAAGAAGCTATAAAACTAGTTTATGGAGAGAGAGATGTACTATATCTAAGTATACATTCACTCCACAAAATCACAAAGTTTAATGGTAGTGATGGCAAGCCACCAAAAGTATATAAACTAGGAAGTAAAGCTTGGAAAGCTTTAAAACAAAAAACAAAATCAAGAGTTAAAGAGATTGCATTTAATCTTATAAAGCTTTATGCTAAACGAAAAGTAGAAAAAGGATTTCAATATAATCCAGATAGTTATTTACAGCATGAATTAGAAGCTTCTTTTTTATACGAAGATACACCAGATCAAAGCACAGCAACAGCAGATATTAAAGCGGATATGGAAAGCGAACGCCCAATGGATCGCTTAATATGTGGAGATGTAGGTTTTGGTAAAACTGAAGTTGCGATACGAGCTGCATTTAAAGCAGTAGATAACGGTAAACAAGTAGCCATCTTGGTGCCTACAACAATCTTAGCTTACCAACACCATCGAACTATAAGTGCTCGATTAAAAGATTTTCCTGTTACTGTAGATTATTTAAATAGGTTTAGAACAGCAAAACAAAAACGAGAAACATTAGAGCAGTTAGAAACTGGAAGTGTCGACATAGTTATTGGAACGCATCAATTGGTAAATAAAAATGTAAAGTTTAAGGATTTAGGTTTATTAATTGTTGATGAAGAACAAAAATTTGGGGTCGCAGTAAAGGAGAAATTAAAATCTATTAAAGAGAATGTAGATGTTCTTACATTAACAGCAACTCCAATTCCGAGAACATTGCAATTTAGTTTGATGGCAGCAAGAGATTTGTCGGTAATTACTACACCTCCACCAAATCGCTTTCCGATAGAGAGTCATGTCATACGATTTAGTGAAACCACAATTCGTGATGCGGTGAGTTATGAAATTCAACGTGGCGGTCAAGTATTTTTTATACATAATCGTATCGAGAATATTAAAGAAGTTGCAGGAATGATTCAGCGTTTAGTGCCAGATGCAAAAATAGGGATTGGTCATGGACAAATGGAAGGTAAAAAGCTAGAACAATTAATGCTTGCATTCATGAATGGCGAATTTGATGTTTTGGTAAGTACAACTATTGTAGAGAGCGGATTAGATGTACCAAACGCAAATACTATTTTTATTAATAATGCCAATAATTTTGGATTAAGCGATTTGCATCAAATGAGAGGTCGTGTAGGTCGTAGTAATAAAAAAGCATTCTGCTATTTTATTACACCAGAATATTCTGCAATGACTAGTGATGCACGAAAGCGAATTACGGCACTTGAGCAATTTACAGAGTTAGGAAGTGGTTTTAATATCGCGATGAAAGATTTAGAAATTAGAGGGGCAGGCGATTTATTAGGAGGAGAACAAAGTGGATTTATTAATGAAATAGGATTTGACACCTATCAGAAAATTCTAAAAGAAGCTATTGAAGAACTTAAAGAAGACGAATTTAAGGATTTATATAAAGATTATTTAGAAGAAAAAGAATATGTAAAAGATATTACTATTGATTCTGATTTCGAATTACTCTTTCCAGATGATTATGTAAATAACATTGCAGAGCGCTTAAATTTATATACAGAATTGAATACTCTAAAAACAGAAGAGGAGTTACAAAAATTTGAAACTGAATTATTAGATCGTTTTGGAGAATTTCCAATACAAGTAGTGGATTTATTAAATAGTGTGAGAATAAAATGGATAGCGACAAAACTTGGTTTCGAAAAAATAATAATGAAGCAAGGTAAGTTTGTTGGATATTTTATAAATGATCAGCAAAGCAAATTTTATCAAAGTGCTAGCTTTTCAAAAGTATTACATTATGTACAATCAAATCCTAATGCTTGTAAAATGAAAGAAAAACAAACCCGAAATGGTTTACGATTATTGCTTACTTTTGAAAGCATAAATACTATAGAGAAAGCATTAAAAGCAATTCAACCTATTTTGGCTTGA